The Panicum virgatum strain AP13 chromosome 5K, P.virgatum_v5, whole genome shotgun sequence genome has a window encoding:
- the LOC120709383 gene encoding pentatricopeptide repeat-containing protein At4g39530-like, with product MNLVGPLSRAPSSVSYSCQARSLAQTLLSCLAGDHLRRLLPAAHARVVVSEGLGDLFLANLLLRRYSKLGLLLDARLLFDGMLHRNLVSWSSAISMYAQHGGDDQALFLFSAFGKSSDEVPNEFLLASVLRACTQSRAVPFGEQVHGTALKLGLDVNLYVGTALTNLYAKVAFMDAAMWVFHALPAKNPVTWTAVITGYSQIGQGGRALDLFQKMGVQGVRPDRFVLASAVSVCSALAFIQGGRQIHGYAYRSAAGMDASVINALMDLYCKCSRPLVARKLFDHTKNHNLVSWTTMVAGYMQNSLDAEAIDMFWRMCRAGWQPDVFACTSILNSCGSLEAIWQGRQIHAYAIKANLETDEYVKNALIDMYAKCNHLTAARAVFDALAHDDAVSYNAMIEGYARQGDLAEALHIFHKMRYCSLRPNLLTFVSLLGLSSFQSASELSKQIHGLIIRSGISVDLYVGSALIDAYLKCSLVDDAKAVFLMMQNRDVAIWNAMIFGHSQNEQGEEAVKLFNQLCISGVTPNEFTFVALVTVASNLATMFHGQQFHAQIIKAGADIDPHVSNALIDMYAKCGFIKEGWLLFESTCGKDVICWNSMISTYAQHGHAEEALRVFQLMREARLEPNYVTFVGVLTACAHAGLVDEGLHHFNSMKTKYGIEPGTEHYASVVNLLGRSGKLHYAKEFIERMPIKPEAAVWRSLLSACRLFGNIEIGRYAAEMALLVDPSDSGPYVLLSNIYASKGLWADVQKLRLGMDYAGTVKEPGYSWVEVMKEVHTFIARGTEHPQAESIYALLDELTSLLRDFGYLPDTSELPLLGDYG from the coding sequence ATGAATCTTGTGGGGCCTCTGTCTCGCGCTCCCTCCTCAGTCTCTTACTCCTGCCAAGCTCGCAGCCTCGCCCAAACCCTGCTCTCctgcctcgccggcgaccacctccgccgcctcctcccggcTGCCCATGCCCGCGTCGTCGTCTCAGAAGGTCTCGGTGACCTGTTCCTCGCCAACCTTCTCCTCCGTCGTTACTCCAAGCTCGGTCTTCTCCTCGACGCCCGCCTCCTGTTCGACGGAATGCTGCACCGGAACCTCGTATCCTGGTCATCGGCCATCTCCATGTATGCgcagcacggcggcgacgaCCAAGCTCTTTTCCTCTTTTCAGCGTTCGGGAAATCATCTGACGAGGTGCCCAACGAGTTCTTGCTTGCCAGTGTCTTGCGGGCCTGCACGCAGTCCAGGGCTGTTCCTTTCGGTGAGCAAGTGCATGGCACTGCCCTCAAGCTTGGCCTGGATGTCAATCTCTACGTTGGCACAGCGTTGACCAACCTGTATGCAAAGGTTGCCTTCATGGATGCGGCGATGTGGGTGTTCCATGCCCTCCCAGCAAAGAACCCGGTCACTTGGACAGCAGTCATTACTGGTTACTCTCAGATTGGCCAGGGCGGACGTGCCCTGGACTTGTTTCAAAAGATGGGGGTTCAAGGTGTCCGTCCTGACAGGTTTGTGCTAGCAAGTGCTGTCAGTGTCTGCTCCGCGCTTGCCTTCATACAAGGAGGCAGGCAAATACATGGTTATGCTTATCGAAGTGCAGCAGGAATGGATGCTTCAGTGATCAATGCACTGATGGATCTTTATTGCAAGTGCTCCAGACCGTTAGTGGCTCGGAAGCTGTTTGATCACACAAAGAACCATAATCTTGTGTCTTGGACAACAATGGTCGCTGGTTATATGCAGAATTCACTTGATGCTGAAGCCATTGACATGTTCTGGCGGATGTGTCGAGCTGGATGGCAGCCAGATGTCTTTGCTTGCACAAGTATCTTGAATTCGTGTGGTTCGTTGGAAGCTATATGGCAAGGAAGGCAGATACATGCATATGCCATAAAGGCTAACCTGGAGACTGACGAGTATGTCAAGAATGCTCTCATTGACATGTATGCTAAGTGTAATCATCTAACTGCTGCAAGAGCGGTATTTGATGCCTTGGCGCATGACGATGCAGTTTCTTACAATGCGATGATTGAAGGATATGCAAGGCAAGGTGATCTTGCAGAAGCGCTTCATATATTCCATAAAATGAGATATTGCTCCCTAAGGCCAAATCTATTGACCTTTGTTTCGCTCCTTGGGCTGTCATCATTTCAGTCAGCTAGTGAATTGAGCAAACAGATTCACGGTCTCATCATCAGATCAGGAATTTCAGTAGACCTGTACGTGGGGAGTGCCCTAATTGATGCCTATTTGAAATGTTCCCTCGTGGATGATGCCAAGGCTGTGTTTCTTATGATGCAAAACAGGGACGTGGCCATATGGAATGCCATGATTTTTGGCCACAGCCAGAATGAGCAAGGTGAAGAGGCAGTAAAACTCTTCAACCAGCTTTGTATCTCTGGGGTAACACCTAATGAGTTCACATTTGTAGCACTAGTAACTGTGGCTAGCAACTTGGCAACCATGTTCCATGGGCAGCAGTTTCATGCCCAGATCATTAAAGCAGGTGCTGACATTGATCCTCATGTTTCAAATGCTCTTATAGACATGTATGCAAAATGTGGCTTTATTAAAGAAGGATGGTTGTTGTTTGAGTCAACATGTGGGAAGGATGTCATTTGCTGGAACTCAATGATTTCGACATATGCACAGCATGGTCATGCTGAAGAAGCACTTAGAGTTTTCCAGCTGATGAGAGAGGCCAGATTAGAACCAAACTATGTCACTTTTGTTGGTGTCCTAACAGCATGTGCTCATGCAGGTCTTGTGGATGAAGGTTTACACCATTTTAACTCTATGAAAACAAAATATGGTATTGAACCAGGTACTGAGCATTATGCTTCTGTTGTCAATCTTCTCGGACGTTCAGGAAAATTGCATTATGCTAAGGAGTTTATTGAAAGGATGCCAATCAAACCAGAGGCAGCTGTTTGGAGGAGCTTGCTGAGTGCATGTCGTCTCTTCGGTAACATTGAAATTGGGAGGTATGCTGCTGAAATGGCACTCTTAGTAGATCCGTCAGACAGTGGCCCTTATGTACTACTGTCAAATATTTATGCCTCCAAAGGGCTATGGGCTGATGTGCAGAAGCTAAGACTGGGGATGGATTATGCTGGGACGGTGAAGGAACCAGGTTATAGTTGGGTTGAGGTGATGAAGGAGGTTCATACTTTCATCGCAAGAGGGACAGAACACCCACAGGCAGAATCCATATATGCACTACTGGATGAGCTGACGAGTCTACTGAGAGATTTTGGCTATCTCCCTGATACATCTGAACTTCCATTACTTGGTGATTATGGTTAG
- the LOC120709386 gene encoding kinetochore protein SPC25 homolog, which produces MGDSILNTTATNEQLRSLLMDQRATRDEYVNAISNQSQAVESIKAESDAKGDKNLDNAIMWYDKFLGFQVVGGEGVRFVFSKIDMQSPDKEYSFCIKLIDERYILVHCAPFVHGSEELVKDLNCNNDLYKFVRTMRERFQIATISGSRFRSIEHDKVL; this is translated from the exons ATGGGCGACTCAATTTTGAACACCACTGCAACGAACGAGCAGCTCAGGAGCTTGCTCATGGATCAGAGGGCTACAAGAGATGAATATGTGAATGCCATATCAAACCAATCCCAAG CTGTTGAATCCATTAAAGCTGAGAGTGATGCAAAAGGGGATAAGAACCTAGACAATGCTATCATGTGGTACGACAAGTTTCTTGGTTTTCAAGTTGTTGGAGGAGAAG GGGTGAGATTTGTGTTCAGCAAAATCGACATGCAAAGTCCTGACAAGGAGTATTCTTTTTGCATAAAGCTTATTGATGAAAGATACATCT TAGTCCATTGTGCTCCCTTTGTGCATGGCTCCGAAGAACTTGTGAAGGATCTTAACTGCAACAATGATCTGTACAAATTTGTGAGGACCATGAGAGAGAGGTTCCAGATCGCTACAATCAGTG GTTCCAGGTTCAGGAGTATTGAGCATGACAAAGTCTTATGA